AatacaattaattaaagtaaaagGCGTTGCGTCAATTTATTAATCAAACGTCAGAGAGGCACAAATTACTTGCGCTTATAACTCTCATGCTGAATTTCTTGATGATGATGCTGAAGATGAAGATagttttcattttcataaatcactGGACTTCCAAAAAGATAATCTGCAGCAAGTTGCCATGGATCCCTTCTGCTTTCTTGATCACGAATTTCTCGAAAATTATCCCTTTTCTGCCGCTCGATCTGGTCTAAACAAGGCCAATAACCAAATATACTTTCACACAGATCCATAGATTCCAGGCCAGAACCATATGAAGTTTGCCATCCAATTTTATCATCATAATCTCCATTTCTTCCATTCTCATATCTCTCATCATCATGTTTTTTATGAGAGTTGTCACTCGGGGTAGACTGTACTGGCTCGCCGATTTCACCATGTTCGCCAGTACCTGTAACCTCATCTCCATTTCCAAAATCATCTGTTTCTTGATCAGCTTCTTCGATTGTAATTGGAAGCTTTGTTGAGAGGTTATCTAGATCATCTTTTCTATAAGGTGAAGGTATGGACCCGTAATCAAAACCATCAAACGAAACAACGTTGGGACGAGGGGTAGACCGTGGATAACAGATTTCATCAGAAGGAGGCAGAGGGCGGCCGTAGGTTGTAATGGGATCATACCCGCCTCTGTATGGTTCCGGTGAGTATTCTTTGTATTCGGTTTCGTTGAGTTCTTCTGTAGAGATAGAATAAGAGATCCTGGATTTTTTCTCTGAAAAAAGTGATGGATCGTACTGGAGCGGTTTAAGCTCAGTGCAGTGGTAAACAGAGTAATTTATTCCTGATCGATTCACATACCCGCTATAATATTCATTATCAGAAGAATGATTTTCAACAGGCGAGTACTGCATCAATTTGGGCTCGGTGTAGACCATGTAATTAGATACAGATGGAATGATGAAATAATTATATTCACTAACCTTAGGCTCGTTGAATTCGTACCAAGAAGAGGGCGAAAACGAGGCCTGAAATGGAGTTGGAACCATGTTGTATTCAGAAGACTGGCATGGAATCGAACAGAAATCATCTGTATGACCATCGTAGTCGCTATAGAAGGCCATTAAGAATCAAAACAAGCCTCTTTGTAGATCTCTGAACATCAAAGAAAATGGAGGAGAAACGCAGTGGGAGAGATGGACTACTTCCCATTGAAATGGTAGGATCACAGTTTGTTGATGTTTTAATTTTAGCCACTTGCTTCTTTGTTCTTATCCACTTGTACTACATTCTAAAGGAAGATTAGACACTAGAAAAACGTTTGGTACGTCCACTATAGAGAGATTTACCAAGATGTAGTCACTTTATACTCGGTGGAGGAAAAAGGGACTAGTTTGAGGACAAAGTTCATGTGGCTCTCTTCCTCTAGTTCATGAATTCCAAAGCAATGACGGCGACAGTTGACCTTTCGTTTTGTTTTTCATACTTCATTTGTATTCAGCAAAGAGGGTATCAAATGGTTTCAAGATTTGAATTCAACATTGCAATTTGTAGGTAACAAGGCAGGTGAGCATGGCAATTCTTTCCGCAGCTTCTCACCCTTAGATCCGTGCtttttatcttttcattattattttttcttttagtctggTGACAAAATGCTCCATCCTTAATATCTTATATAAAAGTCAAGTCCCCCGCGCAATCATGAAGGTCCACAACTTAATTTTGATTGGAACCCAAAAACATGGTGTGCTGATTAATGATGGTAAGAAGAAAATAAGACCAGTACTTGTTAATATTATATACTTGGACCTGACTCCACTCGAAAAATTAGTTCAAGAGGAGAAATAATAAACGTATGGAAGCGTAAATTTTACAAAACACTAGTGGGTGATCAAAAAGCAATCCAACACATAACGAAAATATGTGCAgcgataccatgttaagatcaTCGATTTGGGCCTAATTCAAACTTAAAAGCTAGTTTAAGGGTGATTATTGTCTAAGTCTATATataaaatctccaaaaatttaATTCACTCGACGTGGGACATCGAACAATACTTAGAACGAGAAACAAGCGCCATATTATACCGATTCCAGATTACATGTACATTCTCTCATTGAATTCACAAAATACTAACTGCTACTAAAAGCCGTGAACCAATCCGGATACAGGGGAGGATCGTTAATCTTGAATCAACATCCCATCATCAGAGTTTTTAAAGCATTAGTCGACACACTAGCATTTCATAAACAGAAAATCAACATAACTGATATGCCACCTGCAAGCCAGAACAACAGTAAGGAAGCAAAATCATTGGTATGAATGAATGCCTTGTTATTTTACTTTTGACCGAAAAACCAGGTATAGTTATTGATATAGACGATTTCTGTAAAGACTTCAACGTATTGATCATAAATCAAGATGCAGATTCAGGAGTCGCTCCTTGTCTTGTTATTCTTTGGTCAGAAGGGGGGCCATCTCTCTGTCTGACATATGCTTTGCTCTTGTATTTGGAATTTCTAGCTTGCTTTGGTTGATAAGTTGGATACTGACACGGAATTATCTCTCCATTGATGTACTTATCACCTGCAGTCAAGTAAAATAAAAGGCTTCAAACTATCAAATTCAAACATTTCCAATTTAGATAGATGTCAAATACTGCTCATAAACGGCAATTCGAGAAACCTCCATAATCCTTGTTTTTAACATCTATATAAGAATCTGGCAGGACCCATAAAACACCAGGCAAACCTACAAATAAGAAAATTCTGAAAGATGAAACAGAGATTGGAATGAATGGGAAAGAAGGAGACTTTCAGTAGCAAAAGCCGTACCCTTAAATTTCTCAGATGTTTCTTCAGATACAGTGCATTGAAAACCAGTGTATGTAGTGGTACTAAATGCATACATGTTCTTCTTGGCTTCTTCCATGCTAACGGAATTTGAAATCAAAGTGAGACGATTGACATTGCTAATACGAAACCTTTTGAAATCTAAAAAGGTCATCACACTATTCAGCAAGGCTACATAAAAGATGGTCAATTATCTATCTACGTGGGAAAGAAAAAGGACTGTATAGAAAACAAATTGATCACCAGGAAACAAGTAAACAACTTTCGGTAACATTCGAAACACCAAAACTCTCCCGTTTTTATTATTCCATTCAAAAATTGCAAACACATTTTTAAATTTGCATAGCGCCAAGTCTTCTTAAAGTGCAAGATTGGCAAGTATTTAGGAAAGAAAATGACTTTCAGGTTAGTCAGCACAAGTTTCTCAATACCCTCCAAATTCCCTTGCATTTGAAGCTAATACCACACAAAATCATgatattttgtataaaaatacgTATATATATGTGCATGTACCATCATATTTTCCTAATTCTCCTACTTGCAAGAATGACTTTCACGTTTATAATCAGGAAGCTATGCAAAAAGTAAAAACTTTTCAACATATTACATCAgaacaaaaaaatatgcaagtaGCCAACAAAAGCATCATGAAGTTGAAAATTGAAAACAAACAAGACGATGAAATGGGAGAGCGATACCTCCCAAGAACAGTAGCAAGAGTGTTGAGATAAGTTTCAATCATTTGCTCTCTGGTGGGAGCGGGGTCTTTGGGAAACTCCAAGACAATGAGCCAATGATTATAGTCGCAGCCAGGTAACATAATTGTCTCCCTTTCAGCATTACTGCTGCCTCGTTTGGAAGAGTGTCCACCGTCGGTAAGTGCTCTTAAAGCGGGAAAAGAAGCGGTTCTTGATGTAATCCGGCGCGAAGGAGCAGCCGAGAGGAATGATAAAGACGCAGAAGGAAGTGAACAAAGAGGGGTTAGGGTTTTGGGGGACTGAACTGGGGTATTGAGGAGTACACCTAGGCTCAGAGTCGCCATCGTTGATTTGCGCAATGCGCGAGGAAGATGATAAGCTGAGAAGATGATTTTTATTCCAAGTCTCGCCCGTCATACCTTTATCCAAACCGACGCGTGCAGatgttaata
The Primulina tabacum isolate GXHZ01 chromosome 9, ASM2559414v2, whole genome shotgun sequence DNA segment above includes these coding regions:
- the LOC142555920 gene encoding uncharacterized protein LOC142555920, with protein sequence MAFYSDYDGHTDDFCSIPCQSSEYNMVPTPFQASFSPSSWYEFNEPKVSEYNYFIIPSVSNYMVYTEPKLMQYSPVENHSSDNEYYSGYVNRSGINYSVYHCTELKPLQYDPSLFSEKKSRISYSISTEELNETEYKEYSPEPYRGGYDPITTYGRPLPPSDEICYPRSTPRPNVVSFDGFDYGSIPSPYRKDDLDNLSTKLPITIEEADQETDDFGNGDEVTGTGEHGEIGEPVQSTPSDNSHKKHDDERYENGRNGDYDDKIGWQTSYGSGLESMDLCESIFGYWPCLDQIERQKRDNFREIRDQESRRDPWQLAADYLFGSPVIYENENYLHLQHHHQEIQHESYKRK
- the LOC142555922 gene encoding DAG protein, chloroplastic-like codes for the protein MATLSLGVLLNTPVQSPKTLTPLCSLPSASLSFLSAAPSRRITSRTASFPALRALTDGGHSSKRGSSNAERETIMLPGCDYNHWLIVLEFPKDPAPTREQMIETYLNTLATVLGSMEEAKKNMYAFSTTTYTGFQCTVSEETSEKFKGLPGVLWVLPDSYIDVKNKDYGGDKYINGEIIPCQYPTYQPKQARNSKYKSKAYVRQRDGPPSDQRITRQGATPESAS